Genomic window (Sphingosinicella microcystinivorans):
GTGCTTCGTGTACTCGCGCCGGTCTTCGTTGCGCACGCGTGTCTGGCACACCATGAAGGGCTCGAAGCCCTCCTGGCGCAGCTTGGTCAGCACGGTCGAGGTCGGTATGTAGGCATATCGATCGGACCGACTCCCATGCGGAGCGTCGGCGAAGATCGACGGAACGACGGCACGAATGCGGTCGTCCGAGAGTGGACGATCGGAGCGCAGGATCGGGGATTGCGGAGCAAAACGGGATGCCAGAGACATGGCTGATCTCCTTTGAGAAATGCGACAACCGCGCGGCGGTGAGACCACGCGGAACTCGGGGGATGAAATGCGCAAGCGCGCGTCATGGGGACGCGGCGGATGCGGGAAGAGAAGCGACAAGGCCCCGTGAGGGGCCATGCCGTATCAGAACGAAGCAGCCAATGCCGGCTCCTGCTCTTCGACTTGCGCCTCGGGCTCGCGCTCGGCGGGCTCGGTGGCCGTGTCGATGGCGTCGTCGGCTTCGGACGCGGATGCGTCTTCGGCCGGCGGCGCCTCGGGTTGCGCCTGGCTCGTCGGATAGACCTGGGTGCCGTCGATCTTGATGAGACCGATGTGGACCAGCGTCGATTCCAGGCTTGCGGCCGGCTCCCCGGCGTGCTCACCCTTGGTGCGGATGTACGGATCGATCTTCATGTCGTTCAGACGGAAGGCGATCAGCACCTTGCGGTCACCCTCGATGGCCTGAACGCACCGGCGAACCAGGTGCTCGGCTTCCGGGGTGGCGACGATGGTGTCGAAGTACCGATACTCCGGTTCATCGACAGGCCCTGCCAGTGCCGCGACGGTGCAAGAGAGGAACGAGTCGCCAGCCTTTGGGGTGACGTCCTTCACACGATTGAGATAGCCGATGCCGCGGGTGATCAGCTCGTGCTGCTCGATCGAAGCCAGTTCGGCCCGGTCGATCAGTTCGGCCTTGAGCAGTCGCGCCTTGAGGGACGCGGCGGCCTGACCCTTCTGCTCACCCTTGTCGCGGATGTACGCATCGCCCCACAGGTCACCGAGGCGAAAGCGCACCAGCGGGCGCTGCTTGGGATCGTCAACGCCGATGTAGCGCTGAACGAGCTTCTTGGCCTCGGCACCCGAGACCTTGACGTCGAAGTAGCGGTAGCTGGGGTCCCGGGCGGGGCCGACCAGCGCGGCGATGGTGCAAGCCAGGAACGGCTGCGCACGGCGGCCGCCCCGGACGGGCACTTCACGGACACGCTGGACGTAGCCGATGCCCGAGGCGTGGAGGTCGAAATACGATTTCTCGTTGGACGTGGTGTTCATGGTGAATCTCCATTGGGATGAAGCGGAGACACACCGGCCCACGCATGCGGGGAAGGTGCGTAACCCCGCGGTGGGTTGATAAGGCGAAAGCATCCGCCACCAGAGGCTGGTGGCCGCTCGCGGATGGATGCGGTGCGAGCTGGCTCGGTCACGCAGTGGGAACTGCGCCGCAACCTCGAAGACCGATGGTTGCCTGGCATGTCGCTGACAACGTCAGCAGGCATGGGGTCAGCATGGCCGGGCCTCGCGCGCGCGGCAGCAATCAATCGGCATCCGGGTGCTTCCCTTTGTCCGCGCCGCCCGGCGCCTGCCACAGGCATTTGGGGCGGCGCAGGTGCTCGGGGTATCGGCGAGGGGGAGGCTGGGACGGCTCCAGGCGCCGCCGCCGCGCGCGCCAATCAGCCGCCAGCCGGCGGCGCGCGGGCTGGCGCCGCCTTCGTCGGGTAAGGTGTAGGTGATCAGGCGGATGTAGCCCAGCGACTTTGCCGCCTGCCAGGCCGCGCCGTATAGCTTGCTGCAGGCGTTGGGTGTGCTGTCGGTGCACAGCCGTGTGACTTCCCGCGTCCAGCCATCGTCCAGGTGCCGCGCGACCGGCCGGCCGACGATGGCCACGCCGCGGATCAGGTCGCTGTCGACCAGCGTGACGGCCAGGGCGAACTTCGCAGCCTGGACCGGACGGTGATGGTGTGCCAGCACGAAGACGTTGGCCGTGCGCAGCGACACCGGCAGCAGGTGCAGCCTCGGCGAGGTCGATGATGTGTTCATGCGGTCGTCTCCGGTGGCATGCCGGCGCTGTGGCCCGCGGGGCGTGCCTTGGCGGCTGGAGACGAACGCGCATGCGCGGCGATGGCCGCGGTGCGAACAAAAGAAAGCCCCCGGTGCGGGGGCTGCGAGGGCTGCGCGGCGGTTGCCGCTTCAGGCGGGAGGCACCACGGCCAAGGACAGGTGCGTGGCGGTGGCGGACAGCACGAGATCGTCCGCCGAGTGCAGGAGGCGCGTGAACAGGCCGTCCTTCGGGTCGAAATACTCCGCAAAATCGTCGCCACCCAGCTCGCGGCCGGCGAGGTGCCACCAGTCATCGAACGGGTCGGTGTCCGGGTTGCAGCCGACGGCGTAGGCGAGCAGTTGCTGGCGTCCATCCGGGCGACGCTCCCCACGCTCGGCGAGGAAGTACACGCCCTGGTCCTTGACCAGGACGATGCGGCACTGATTGGCGATGGCTTCGGTCAGCACGGGGCGCAGGTCGGCGCCTTTGAATCGCAGTGACATGGATGAAATCTCCTGTGTTAAAAAAAGAGAAAGGCCCTCCACCCGATGGGATGAAGGGCCTGTAGGTCACGCGGCCGGAATGGCTGGAACGCCGTGGCGGGTGCCTCGGGTCAGCCGAGGGGCGTCATGCCGGGACGGCTTGGCGCTTACGGGCCGCCTTCGCGTCGAGGATGCTCACGTCGATCTGGCGCCAGCGCCCGTCGTCGATGAGCCGCTCCAGCACTTCGCCGAGCATGTCGAAATACAACTCGTCGTGCCGATCGACCAGTTCGACCGATTCACCGTTCTGACGGTGCAGTTCCACCACGTAGGTGTCTCCGCCGCGGTCGTAGAGGATCGTCACCCGGCCCTCGAACTTCGCGGTCGAGACCGTGAAGCTGATCGCCGGCGGGGTCTCGATGATCTTGGAGGGCGTGGGATCGACCCAGGTGAAGTCGCGGGCACCGGCATCCACCAGCATGTGGGTGATGCGCCGGAAGCGATCGGGGGCCGGCATCTCTTCCAACTGCTCGATGAGCTGGCCCAACTCCATGCACTGCGGCGTGGGAATGGGCAGCTTGGCCGGCGCCGAGCCGAGGATGTGCCTCGTGATGGTGTACGGCGTGCCGTCCGAAGTCTTCTCGGTGATGACCTCCGGCGTGTCCGCGCGCAGTCCGTCGAAGCGACGACGGGCATAGGGTTGGACATGCACCTTGGCGCCTTCGGCAGGAACCGTGGTCACCAGGCTGGGATCGAGCACCGCGAACTCGGAAGGCTTGAGCTTGACGACGATGGCATCGTCGGTCGCAGCGACCACCTTGCCGTCGAAGGGTTGGGGGTCGATGGCAAAGCCCAGCGTTGAGGACAGCGGCTGATCATCGAACACGCGGTACTTGAACGATCGCACGTTGCGGGGCACATGGCCTGCGACCAGCGAAGGCATCATGGATTTGATGAGGGAACGGTCCATGGGGAAACTCCTTGAGGAAAAACAAGGGATTCCCCGCCCGCAAGGGAGAGGTCCCTTGTGGGTGGCGTGGATGGACGCGGTAGGTCCGTAGGAAGAATCGACCAGCACGGTTTCCCGCGCTTGCAGCCTCGAAGGTCTCGACTGCCTGGGCATGTGCCGGCAACGCCGACGAACATGGAAGCAAGGATGCCGTCCGGAATGGGCGACCGGCCCGCAGGAAAGCGCACCGAGCCGCGCCCGCTTTCCGGCGCCGCGGGCAAGAAAAAGCCCCTCGGAAGGGGCTGGTTGGGTCAGGCTTCGTAAACGAAGTAGTGCTCGCGCTGACGCGGGAAGAAGACATGTTTCCATGCATCGCCGCTGGTATTGCCACCGTCGAAGACGGCCATGTCGTAGTCGTCAATGTCGGTGTTCATTAGGTCGGCGCTGGCGATATGGCGCATGTGCAGGCCGCCACGCATGCGCTCGAATACCAGGATCTGGCCGATGGCATCGTCCTGGCTCATGGCGTTGACGCAGGCTCCAAGCTGGTGCTCAAAGTCGGATGCGGGTGTGATGAGGTCGGGGAACATGGGATCGCTCCTGTGAAAGTGCGCCGGCCCGGCTCCCTGGTGGGAGACGGGCCGGCATGCGGTGATGAAAAGGAAGGCCGGGGATGTGTGTGGCAGCTATTCGCCGGCCAGCGGGAGGCCCGGCAACACGAGTGCGTCGGCATCGAGGATGAGGATGCGCAGATCGGCCTGACCGGCCAGTGCAAGGATCTGTGCCAGGTCGTCCGGCATGCCCTTGCTGCGGTGCTCCTGCCGAAGCTGCTCGGCAGTGATCCCCTCGACGTCCTGCAGGTGTTGGTCCGTCCAGGGCGTGGAGATTAGCTTGACGCCGATCGCCGGGCTGTAGGGAAGCCGGAACGCAACGAACAAAAAGGCCTCCGGCGTCGCGAGGTCAGCCAGGTTGGCCAGGTACTGGCCGGTTTCGTGGCTGATGTGCGCGCTGCTGATTTCCCAGCACCGGCTGTAGTAGCCGGTCTCGAAGCTCAACCGCTGCACGACTTCCCGTGCGGCCTCGGCCGAATAAGTGTCGCCAATGTGGACGGGGCGGCCGTCGAAGTCGTCGCCGTGGATCGCGTACACCACGGCACCCACCACGCCGTAGGCGCCTTCACCGGCATCGCGTTCGGCCAGCACCTCGGCACTCACGGAGTCTGGGCCATTGCTGACTACGGCGAAATCGCTGGTGACGATGCAGGATGCTGAAACCAGCTCCTCATCGGAGAGGTGTTCTTGGCTCTGGTGGATGTTTCGCCAGACATGCGGGCTTCCGTCCTCGTGGCTGATGGACAGCGTGCGGACGATTTTCAGATTCCAGTAGCCGCGTAGAAAGGGATTGGGATTCTGGGACATGGGATTTCTCCAACAGAATAATGATGGAGCCAATCCCCGCCACCGGGAATTGACCCCGGTGGGTGGAAAGAAAGGAAACAGCGTCAGGTGACGCTGATCGTTGGCGTTTGGGCCAATCGCTCGGCGACGCGTCGGCGCAAATTCATGCGGAATGGCTCGTCGCTGACGCCCGCCAGCAGATTGATGGTCTCCAGCGCAATCAGGGCCGAGGCCTCTTCGATGTCGGCGGCCACAATGGCCTTGCGCAGTTGGTCGCCGAGCTGGAGGGCCTGCGAGGAGGAACTGATGACGCGGACCTCGCGGCTCAGGTAGCAGCCGTTGCCGCCGAACTCGAACAGCCGCGGCTTGCTGCAATACCAGCATCCCTCGAACTGGATGGCGGTCAGGTGGTGGCCGTCATCGAATCGGGTGGCGATCAGAAACAATGCGTCGAGATCGGCGGTGTCCTCGAACGAATGACGCTCGATCAAGTTCCCCAGCTCTTCGTCCTCATCGGCACCGAAGTGCACGGCGAGCAGTTCGAGCAGCGGCGGGATCGAAAGCCCTTCGTCGTCCGGCATCGGAATGCCGAGTTGCGTGGCCAGGTCTTCCAGGCCATCGAGCACGTCCGGCCATTGCGGATTGGTGGTCTCGGCGATCTGGGCGATGTAGGCCTGCCCGTTGCCGGGATGGCTCTCGTCCAGCGCGAAGGCGCCGAACAGCGCCTGGATGACGGGCGTCACACGGTCGAGCACGAGAACGCCGGTGGCTTCGTAGTAATTGTTGGCCATGAAGGCTCCTTTCGATGAATGAACGGAGCCAGCCCTTGCGGACGATGGCATCCGCAGGGGAACCGCCTGATGCCGGATGGCACTGGGCGGGGAGAAACGCGAGGGACATGGCCTCGGGCGAGGCGCATGTCCCTCATGGGGTCGCGTGAACGCAGTGATGAAGGTGTGCCGGGGACCGGCTCACCAACCGCTGTAGTTCAGCAGCAGGTCGGCGATCACCTGGCGACGAGGCAGATCGAGGCCGTCGAAGTCCGACAACCCGTTGAAGTGGCAGCGCTTGAGCATGGCACCGCCCTCGCGCGCGTTGTAGAAGCTGACCATCGCGGACAGGAACATGCGTTCCCCGCTGCTCAGGACGCCGAGGGCGTCGTTGAGGCGCAGCATGTCGGGGCGCAGATCCCACTTGCTCTTGGCCTGGTTCAGACCTTCACGGGTGCCATCGCCAAACCATTGCGGGCCGGCGATCTCGACACCACGCTTCCATGCCTCGAAAAAGGCTTGGGGCGCGGCGCTGAAATGCCGTTCTTCCCGAACGATCTGATCGACGACTTCCTGCGGCAGTAGCTGGTTCATGACGTGATTCCTCCAGTTGGATCAGGGAACGGCGAGCTGGGACCAGCCGCCTCTTTCGAGGGCACGTTGAGCCGCGGCATGGCTGCGGAAGTACTCACGAGATTCCCGCGAAACGGGACCTTCGGTATCGCGCGTGCCGATGTAGTGGCCGGCGGCGCTGTGCAGGACTTCGAGCGGCAGGAACTTGCCGCAGTAGGTCAAGGCCAATTGACCGAATCGGCCGAAAGAGGCTTGCTGGGACATGGATGGGCTCCTTGGAAAAGCGGGGCCCTGTCCCTCACGGGATGGCAGCTCCCGCACGCGGTTGAAAAAAAGCATCAGCGTCTTGGCGACGTGCGTCCGCGCAATGGATGCGATGCGGACTGGTGGGTTGCGCGGGGAGAACCCCGCGGCAGCCTGAAACCCTGGCTGCTGGCATGTGCTGACGAATCAGCGAGCATGCGGGCAGCTTCGTGGGGGGGGCGCGCCACGTCAGTTGGAAATCGGCATCTGGTCCAGCCCCGATTGATGTACGCAGAGACAAAGAAAAGCCCCGCAGCAAGTGCGGGGCGGTCATGACGGTGCGGTGAGGCTGGATCAGCGGGGCTTGTCGCCCAGGACATGCTGCTTCCAGATGGCGAATGCCTCGTCCGCTGGCAGCTCGGCCAGGATGACGATGGGCTGGTCCTGTCGGCTGCGCAGCTTTGCGAAATACGCTGCGCGGTCGGCAATGGCCTTGAGCTTGATGCCCTTGAGGAACAGCAGCCTGCCGTCCTTGATGAACAGCACCTTGTTGCCGATGTCGCGGTTGAACGCGGTGCGCAGCTTGCGCTCCGCGTGCATGGCATCGGCCAATTGGTCCACTAGGAAGTCGAGCGTCATGTCGATGAGAAGCGGCTCGTCGTCTTCGCGTTCGACGTCGAGCGATGCCGGCGGCAGGCTCTTGGCGAATTCCTCGGCCTGGGCCAGCAGCGCGGCCTGGCCTTGCAACGCGCGCACGAACGTCGAGCCGCCGTGTCCGTCGTTGCGGGCTTCGGCGATGGGCCTGCCGTCGAACATGACGGTGGCGGTGAAGCACAGCGTTTCCTCGCTCGCGAAATCCGCGACCTTGAGGTTCTTGAGGGTGATGCGGTCTTGTCGGGTGATGGTGTCCATGGGAAGTCCTGATATCGACCGGGTTGACGACACGCCCCTGACGGGACGCGGCATACATCCCGTGGGTTGGAGGAAGGTGGCATCGATGCCCGGTGGGCAGCGTTCGCCGGAGAGATGCCGGGGCGAACTGGCGGGTGGCGTGGGCGGAACCCACGGCAGTCTGGACACCCTGGCTGCTGGCTGTTGCCGATGCGTCGGCAATGCAGGAGGGAGGATCGCGCGACCCGCCGGCCGCGTCTTGCATCAATCCGAAGCGATCGATCCCGTCTTGTGCAGGTACTGCACCAGCCGGCGTCCCCAGCCACGCGACGCACAGCACGGCCATGGAATTGCCGATCGCCTTGCAGTTCGGTGCATCGGCGGTGCGTAGTGAGGCGGATTGCAATGTTGGCGGTCATGTGGGTCTCCCGTTCGTGTGGCGCAGGGCCATCGCCCTGGCCGGGGCGTTGAAAGGCAGGAGAAAGGCGCCGAAGGCCCCAGGGGCCTTCGGCTCGGGAGGAAAGAAGAACCACCCGTGGGCTGATTGGCAGGCCCGGTCGTCGCTAGAACCGTCTGCTCATCCAGCAATCACACCCGGCCCATGTCGTGGCTGGGGCCGGCATCGTCTGGCGCACATCCGCGCACAAAGGGAGCCCGTTTTTGCGCCGGCGGGCACCGGCACCGAATACCGCTGACCGCGAAGGGTCTCCGGATGGCTCGCACAGGCAAGCCATCGGGGGACCCTTCGCAGCGGCGGAAGGAATGCAGACGAGGAGAACGCGCGGGGTGCGGTTCGCGGAGAAGCCACCTTCAGGTCCCGCGGCCGGGGCCGGCCGGACGGGACGCGCACACGGAGCAAGAAGGCGTTGCGCGCTGGGGCGTCCCGCAGGGCATGCGGGACACGGGCCACGCCGCCGATGGCGGGCATGGCTCACGGGGAACGGGGGCGGTCAGGCGCCTTTGCGGCCACCGCCACTGGTACGGCGTGGACGCGAGGCACCACGCCTGGACGTGCCGGTTGCCACCGGCAGCGTGCCTTTGCAGTCGGGGTAGCGACTGCACGACCAGAACGGGCCGCTCTTGCCGGTTCGCTGGCGCGTGGGTGCGCCGCACTGCGGACAAGCCGGTCCTTGGGGAACCTTGATGGACAGGGACGTGCTGCCGTATTGCGCGATCAACTGCGAAATCCAGGCGGCCTGCTTGCCGATGAACACATCCAGGGTGAGTTGTCCGCCCTCGATCATGTCCAGCGCCTGTTCCCAGACGGCGGTGGTGCCGGGGTCGGCAATCGCCGCGGGCACGGCGTCGATCAGCGTGAACGCCGCATCCGATGCGCGGATGGAGCGCCCCTTCTTCACGATATAGCCGCGGGCGATCAGCCCGCTGATGATGTTGGCCCGCGTCGCCTCGGTGCCGATGCCCGTCGTGTCCTTGAGCTTCTGCTTCAGGCGCGGGTCGGTCACGAAACGCGCAACGCCCTTCATCGCCTTGACCAGTTCGCCCTGGGTATAGGGCTTGGGCGGCATCGTCTTGAGGGCCTTGATGTCGGCCCCGGCGACCTGGCATGCCATCCCGTCACGCAGCGCAGGCAGCACCTGGGTGCGCACGGGGGCGTCGCCATCCTCATCGGCGCTGCCTTCACGTTCGGACTCGGCCAGCACCAGGCGCCAGCCGCGGGCGACGACCTGCTTGCCCGTGGCCACCAGCTTCTGCTGGCCGCAGGAGAGATCCGCCACGGTGCGGTCGAACTCGTGGTGCGGGAGGAACTGGGCCAGGTAATGTGCCCGGATCAGCCGGTACAACGCCCGTTCCTTCTCGCTCATGGCGGAGAGATTCGCGGGTTCGAGCGTCGGGATGATGCCGTGGTGCGCCGTCACCTTGCCGTCGTTCCAGGCGCGCGAGCGCTGGGTGCGGTCGAGCTGGCCCATGATCTGGGCCAGCGTGGGATCGGTCTTGAGCAGGCTGTCCAGGACCGTGGGCACTTCGGCGAACATGCTTTCGGGCAGGTAGCCCGAATCCGAGCGCGGGTACGTCGTGGCCTTGTGCGTCTCGTACAGGGCCTGGGCGATCTCCAAGGTTTCCTGCACGTCCAGCCCAAGCTGCTTGGAACAGACTTCCTGCAAGGTGCCCAGGTCGAACAGCAGCGGCGGGCCTTCGCGCACGCGCTCGGTCTCGACCGACACCACCTGGGCACTGCCCGCGGCGCGGATCTGCTGCGCGGCCTGCTGTGCGACGGGCTGCCGCAGGCAGCGGCCGGCGTCGTCGGTGCTGGCATCGGGTGCCACCCACTGCGCGGTGAACGTCTGACCGCCTGCGGACAGCGACACGTCGATGGCCCAGTACGGCACGGACACGAAGGCCGCGATCTCTCGGTCGCGGTCCACCACGAGTTTGAGCGTCGGGGTCTGTACACGCCCGACCGACAGCACGCCATCGTAGCCGGCCTGCCGCCCGAGCACGGTGAACAGCCGGCTGAGGTTCATGCCCACGAGCCAGTCGGCGCGCGAGCGCGCCAGCGCCGAGTAATACATCGGCAGCGTCTCGGCCGAGGGCCGCAGCTTGGCGAGCGCGGTGCGGATGGACGCATCGTTGAGCGCCGACAGCCACAGGCGTTCGATGGGACCGCGGTAGCCGCACAGGTCGATGATCTCGCGTGCGATCAGTTCGCCTTCGCGGTCGGCGTCAGTGGCGATGACAAGCTGGGTCGCCTTCGCCAGAAGCGCTTTGACGACCTTGAATTGCGTGGCGGTCTTCGGCTTGACCTCGACCCGCCACTGCTGGGGAATGATGGGCAGCTGTTCCAGCGACCAGCGCTTGAGCGCCGCGTCATAGACCTCGGGTGCTGCCGCTTCGACGAGATGGCCGATGCACCAGGTGACCGTGACACCGGAGCCGTTGAGGCAGCCTTCACCGCGCTGCGTGGCGCCGAGAATCCGGCCGATGTCTTTGCCCTGGGAGGGCTTCTCGCACAGAAACAGCCGCATGTCCGTCCATCCGCTTCCCGTTGTTCATGGAGTTGCTGGGATCGAGGATGCCGAGCGCCTGTTGGGGCAGCAGCAAACAAGCTGCATGCGGCAGCGACCGCTTTCACGCCGATGGAACGGCTTGGGCGGGATGGCGTGCGGCCGGCGGTGTGCGAGCCGGGAGCCGCGATGTTCGGGAGCGCGCGGAAGCCGGTGGACGCTGATGGAGCTATCCCCTGGGGATAGCTCGCGAGGACATGGGGGGCGGCAACGTACTGCGGCCGCCCCCACGCCGGATCACTTCCTGCGCTTGGGCTCCTTCGACGCTGCCGGTTCCTGGGCGGCCTGGGGCTTGGGCTGCGCGTCCTGTGCGGTCTCCTGCGATTTGGGGCTCAGAACGACGGACTCGATGCGGAACGGCAGGATGCCGACGCTGCGCGCGTTGATCTGCCAGGTCTCGCGCGGCTGATCCTCGTTGTCGGTCCAGGGTTCGCGCTCCATGCGGCCGACGACCAGCACGCGCATGCCCTTCTGGTAAAGGTCCTTCCAGTGTGCGGCGTCGCGGTGCCAGATTTCCACCGGCGCCCAGAAGCCGCCGCGGTCCTCGAAGTCACCGCCCTTGGTGGGAACGGGGTTGTCGAAATACACGTTCAGCCGCAACAAGCGCCGCGGTTCGTCGTTGCCGTTGGGGAACTCCCGGTACTCGGGGGGCGAGCCGATGTTGCCTTCGCCCGAAAAATGCGTGCTCATGGTGCAATCTCCTTGGTGGTTGAAATACCCGTGCCATGTCGGCGTCGGGCGCGTGCTGGGGTGCCCGACGCGATCACCGATCGCGCACTCCGGGGGGTATGGACGCGAGCCGGCGCAGGTAGGCGTCTTCCGCCTCGGCGGCCTTGCTGGCGCACTCCTGGGCCTGCCTACCCAGGGTGTGCAACAGGCTGATCTGCATGTTCAGCGTGATGCGCTGCAGCTCGATCGCGTGCAGGTCGGCCAGCAGGTTGACCGGCGTGCTGGTGCTCGCCATCAGCTCCTGCCACAGGGCCACGCCCATGGCCGAGCGGTCGTTCCTGCGCCAGCGCAGGAACGTCGTTCCCGCGCCAGTGGTCTGCTGGGCCAGTTCCACGGGCAGCAGATGGAAGGGATGCCCACCGGCCTGTTGCAGCACTTGTCGCTGCGCCAGGCCGATCAACTCGTCGCGCATGGCGAAGCACTGGCTGGCCCAGGCCTCCAAGTCCCCTTTACCTTTAAAAGGCTTTAAAAGGCCTTTTAGAGAGGCCGCGTGTTCCAGGCGCATGAAGGCTCCCTGTTGCAGGCCCCGGAAGTAGCGGGTCGGCTGGTTCAGATCGCTCATGCGGATTCGTCCTCGCCGGCAGTGGCTGCGCCTTCGGACGGGTCGGCAGCAGCGGCCGCATCACCATCGACGCTGGTAGCGGCTGCGGCAGGATTCTCACCGCGCTGTTGCAGACCACGGCGCACCATGGGTGGCGCAAACGTCGAGCGGCGCGTGCCTTCGAGCACGTCCTGCGGCAACTCGCCGAACTTCTCCAGCGCGGCCCGCGCTGCGGCATTCTTCGCCGCGAAATCGTCGCGGGTGCAGCCCGAATAGCGATACTGCTGGGCCAGCGAGAACAGGCTGCGCAGCGCGTGCGCGCCCTCGTTGAGCCAGCGCTCCAAAGTGCTGCGGTCGATCAGCGCGGTGTGGTGGGCGAGGATCAGCTTGCGCGCGATGTCGTCGTAGTCGGCCAGGAGATAGACGGCGGCAAAGCCCAACTGCGCATTGACGAACAGCGGCAGCTTGACGGGCTGCACGTTGAGGTTCTCGCCCAGGCTCAATGCCGCAGGCACGCCCGCCAGTGCCTGGTCCACTTGTTTGCGCAAGGTCTGCAGCGTGGTCCTGGTCTGGTCGAGCTTGTCCTCGATGCGCAGCATCCACCAGTCGCTGTAGGGGTCGTCCTGCTCCGAGCCGCGCTTCATCTTATTCATCACCGCGATGTAGCCGTTCAGGCCGACGATGCCGGGTCGCCCTTCGGCGGCGGCGCGGCCGTGCCAGATGCGGGAAGCGTGATGCGTGTGCAGCGTCAGCGACATCGCGCTGCGCAGGGAGCCGAGGTTGAGTTGCAATGGTTCGTTGCTGGTTGCCATGGTGAGCGCTCGCAGTTGGACAGGGAGCCGCCAGCATCCGCATGCAGCGGAAGGCAGTCAGTCAACAAACCGAAATGAGCCGGCCCCCGGTTCTATGCGCGCTGGCGGCGCAGCGCGCAACGGTCCCTTGGAGGCCGGAGCATTCACGTTGGCGCTCCGTGCCTCGGTCGTTGACGGTATGCGTACTGCACCGCACGTCGCGCTGCCGTTCGACACGATCCTTCGCCGCGCAGCCGTCCCCAGGGGACCGTTCCGTTGAGCGCCATGGAGGTCTGCTTCATGGTCTTGCAGGCGCTCTACTCAGGTTTTGCGCAGCATGTCGCGCCGTCGTCCGGCGTTTCACCACACAGCCGTCCCCTGGGGACCGTT
Coding sequences:
- a CDS encoding single-stranded DNA-binding protein; protein product: MSTHFSGEGNIGSPPEYREFPNGNDEPRRLLRLNVYFDNPVPTKGGDFEDRGGFWAPVEIWHRDAAHWKDLYQKGMRVLVVGRMEREPWTDNEDQPRETWQINARSVGILPFRIESVVLSPKSQETAQDAQPKPQAAQEPAASKEPKRRK
- a CDS encoding DUF3577 domain-containing protein; the encoded protein is MNTTSNEKSYFDLHASGIGYVQRVREVPVRGGRRAQPFLACTIAALVGPARDPSYRYFDVKVSGAEAKKLVQRYIGVDDPKQRPLVRFRLGDLWGDAYIRDKGEQKGQAAASLKARLLKAELIDRAELASIEQHELITRGIGYLNRVKDVTPKAGDSFLSCTVAALAGPVDEPEYRYFDTIVATPEAEHLVRRCVQAIEGDRKVLIAFRLNDMKIDPYIRTKGEHAGEPAASLESTLVHIGLIKIDGTQVYPTSQAQPEAPPAEDASASEADDAIDTATEPAEREPEAQVEEQEPALAASF
- a CDS encoding DNA topoisomerase III, which encodes MRLFLCEKPSQGKDIGRILGATQRGEGCLNGSGVTVTWCIGHLVEAAAPEVYDAALKRWSLEQLPIIPQQWRVEVKPKTATQFKVVKALLAKATQLVIATDADREGELIAREIIDLCGYRGPIERLWLSALNDASIRTALAKLRPSAETLPMYYSALARSRADWLVGMNLSRLFTVLGRQAGYDGVLSVGRVQTPTLKLVVDRDREIAAFVSVPYWAIDVSLSAGGQTFTAQWVAPDASTDDAGRCLRQPVAQQAAQQIRAAGSAQVVSVETERVREGPPLLFDLGTLQEVCSKQLGLDVQETLEIAQALYETHKATTYPRSDSGYLPESMFAEVPTVLDSLLKTDPTLAQIMGQLDRTQRSRAWNDGKVTAHHGIIPTLEPANLSAMSEKERALYRLIRAHYLAQFLPHHEFDRTVADLSCGQQKLVATGKQVVARGWRLVLAESEREGSADEDGDAPVRTQVLPALRDGMACQVAGADIKALKTMPPKPYTQGELVKAMKGVARFVTDPRLKQKLKDTTGIGTEATRANIISGLIARGYIVKKGRSIRASDAAFTLIDAVPAAIADPGTTAVWEQALDMIEGGQLTLDVFIGKQAAWISQLIAQYGSTSLSIKVPQGPACPQCGAPTRQRTGKSGPFWSCSRYPDCKGTLPVATGTSRRGASRPRRTSGGGRKGA
- a CDS encoding GTPase; the protein is MDRSLIKSMMPSLVAGHVPRNVRSFKYRVFDDQPLSSTLGFAIDPQPFDGKVVAATDDAIVVKLKPSEFAVLDPSLVTTVPAEGAKVHVQPYARRRFDGLRADTPEVITEKTSDGTPYTITRHILGSAPAKLPIPTPQCMELGQLIEQLEEMPAPDRFRRITHMLVDAGARDFTWVDPTPSKIIETPPAISFTVSTAKFEGRVTILYDRGGDTYVVELHRQNGESVELVDRHDELYFDMLGEVLERLIDDGRWRQIDVSILDAKAARKRQAVPA
- a CDS encoding DUF3085 domain-containing protein, whose product is MSLRFKGADLRPVLTEAIANQCRIVLVKDQGVYFLAERGERRPDGRQQLLAYAVGCNPDTDPFDDWWHLAGRELGGDDFAEYFDPKDGLFTRLLHSADDLVLSATATHLSLAVVPPA
- a CDS encoding PFL_4669 family integrating conjugative element protein gives rise to the protein MATSNEPLQLNLGSLRSAMSLTLHTHHASRIWHGRAAAEGRPGIVGLNGYIAVMNKMKRGSEQDDPYSDWWMLRIEDKLDQTRTTLQTLRKQVDQALAGVPAALSLGENLNVQPVKLPLFVNAQLGFAAVYLLADYDDIARKLILAHHTALIDRSTLERWLNEGAHALRSLFSLAQQYRYSGCTRDDFAAKNAAARAALEKFGELPQDVLEGTRRSTFAPPMVRRGLQQRGENPAAAATSVDGDAAAAADPSEGAATAGEDESA
- a CDS encoding XF1762 family protein; translated protein: MNTSSTSPRLHLLPVSLRTANVFVLAHHHRPVQAAKFALAVTLVDSDLIRGVAIVGRPVARHLDDGWTREVTRLCTDSTPNACSKLYGAAWQAAKSLGYIRLITYTLPDEGGASPRAAGWRLIGARGGGAWSRPSLPLADTPSTCAAPNACGRRRAARTKGSTRMPIDCCRAREARPC
- a CDS encoding DUF3158 family protein, which produces MSDLNQPTRYFRGLQQGAFMRLEHAASLKGLLKPFKGKGDLEAWASQCFAMRDELIGLAQRQVLQQAGGHPFHLLPVELAQQTTGAGTTFLRWRRNDRSAMGVALWQELMASTSTPVNLLADLHAIELQRITLNMQISLLHTLGRQAQECASKAAEAEDAYLRRLASIPPGVRDR
- a CDS encoding ABC transporter substrate-binding protein, with amino-acid sequence MSQNPNPFLRGYWNLKIVRTLSISHEDGSPHVWRNIHQSQEHLSDEELVSASCIVTSDFAVVSNGPDSVSAEVLAERDAGEGAYGVVGAVVYAIHGDDFDGRPVHIGDTYSAEAAREVVQRLSFETGYYSRCWEISSAHISHETGQYLANLADLATPEAFLFVAFRLPYSPAIGVKLISTPWTDQHLQDVEGITAEQLRQEHRSKGMPDDLAQILALAGQADLRILILDADALVLPGLPLAGE
- a CDS encoding uridylate kinase — translated: MFPDLITPASDFEHQLGACVNAMSQDDAIGQILVFERMRGGLHMRHIASADLMNTDIDDYDMAVFDGGNTSGDAWKHVFFPRQREHYFVYEA